In the genome of Meles meles chromosome 4, mMelMel3.1 paternal haplotype, whole genome shotgun sequence, one region contains:
- the LOC123940173 gene encoding olfactory receptor 5K1-like, whose translation MTEDNYSLTTEFILIGFADHPELKSLLFVLFFTIYMITMVGNLGLVALIFMEGRLHTPMYIFLGNLALMDSCCSCAITPRMLENFFSKDKTISLYECMAQFYFLCLAETTDCFLLAAMAYDRYVAICSPLQYHSMMSKKLCIQMTTGAYIAGNLHPMIHVGFLFRLTFCGSNQINHFFCDVFPLYRLSCVDPYINELMLFIFAGAIQVFSIIIVLISYLCILFMIFKMKSKEGRGKALSTCASHFLSVSIFYGSLLFVYIRPHSVKEEDKDIPGAVFYTLVIPLLNPFIYSLRNKEVINAMKKIIKKIL comes from the coding sequence ATGACTGAGGACAACTACTCCTTGACCACTGAATTTATCCTCATAGGATTTGCAGATCACCCAGAGTTGAAAAGCCTCCTGTTTGTGCTATTTTTCACTATCTACATGATCACTATGGTGGGGAATCTTGGCCTGGTGGCATTGATTTTTATGGAGGGTCGTCTTCACACACCGATGTACATCTTCCTGGGCAACCTggctctgatggattcctgttgtTCCTGTGCCATTACCCCCAGAATGTTAGAGAACTTCTTTTCAAAGGACAAAACAATTTCCCTTTATGAATGCAtggcacaattttattttctctgccttgcTGAAACTACAGACTGCTTTCTCCTGGCAGCAATGGCCtatgatcgctatgtggccatATGTAGCCCACTGCAGTACCACAGCATGATGTCAAAGAAACTCTGCATTCAGATGACCACAGGGGCCTACATAGCTGGAAACCTGCATCCCATGATTCATGTAGGGTTTCTCTTTAGGTTAACTTTCTGTGGGTCAAATCAAATTAATCActttttttgtgatgtttttCCATTATACAGACTTTCTTGTGTTGACCCTTATATCAATGAACTAATGTTATTTATCTTTGCAGGTGCAATTCAAGTCTTCTCTATTATCATAGTCCTAATCTCCTATCTCTGCATCCTTTTCatgattttcaaaatgaaatccaaagaggGAAGAGGCAAAGCCTTATCTACTTGTGCatcccactttctctctgtctcaatatTCTATGGTTCTCTTCTCTTTGTGTACATTCGACCTCATTCGGTTAAAGAGGAGGATAAAGATATACCTGGTGCTGTTTTTTATACTCTAGTGATCCCTTTATTAAACCCTTTTATTTATAGTCTAAGAAATAAGGAAGtaataaatgctatgaaaaaaattataaagaaaattttataa